In Liquorilactobacillus nagelii DSM 13675, the following proteins share a genomic window:
- a CDS encoding AEC family transporter, producing the protein MPLTLITAIAPIIFTLALGFVSGWRRQFQKRASQLFIALVMSYALPLSLFGGLLATSRKVIIQDLPLFWWLGLGMIGVFAILIVVYQIKLHHLSLAVLRALSVACPSVPFMGTSVLAIIFGATDSVILVAICGLYLNLIQVPLSVLLLAAGENDEQVSGVQQASERLAAAFKKPLVWAPILAFALNLSGFKLPAVWLPLFSELGQAAGGVALFAIGIMLYVQRFSISRFVLLNVSLKNIGLPGLIWGIMVIAGASWHFQQLVVITLAIPTAAMPSMLAIQNHVHEDEMASTQLVSTLLSVLTMGMFMFFLGVK; encoded by the coding sequence GTGCCGTTAACTTTGATTACTGCAATTGCACCGATTATTTTTACTTTAGCGTTGGGATTTGTGTCAGGTTGGCGGCGGCAATTCCAAAAGCGGGCTAGTCAACTATTTATTGCCCTAGTGATGTCATATGCTCTGCCGCTTAGCCTGTTTGGCGGTCTACTAGCTACTAGTAGGAAAGTGATTATTCAGGACTTACCGCTTTTTTGGTGGTTGGGTCTAGGGATGATTGGCGTTTTCGCAATTTTAATTGTTGTTTATCAAATTAAATTGCATCATCTGAGCTTGGCCGTTTTACGAGCGTTGAGTGTGGCTTGCCCATCGGTTCCATTTATGGGTACCTCGGTTTTAGCCATTATTTTTGGGGCAACAGATAGTGTGATTTTAGTAGCTATTTGTGGGCTTTATTTAAATCTTATTCAAGTTCCACTGAGTGTTTTATTGTTAGCAGCTGGAGAAAACGATGAGCAGGTTAGTGGAGTTCAACAAGCTAGTGAGCGGTTGGCAGCTGCTTTTAAAAAGCCCCTTGTCTGGGCACCAATTTTAGCATTTGCTTTAAATCTTAGTGGTTTCAAATTGCCAGCTGTTTGGCTACCATTGTTCAGTGAACTAGGTCAAGCAGCTGGTGGAGTAGCCTTGTTTGCAATTGGAATTATGTTATATGTGCAGCGCTTTAGTATTTCTCGGTTTGTGTTGTTAAATGTTAGTTTGAAAAATATTGGCTTACCGGGCCTAATTTGGGGGATTATGGTAATCGCTGGAGCTAGTTGGCATTTTCAGCAATTAGTAGTTATTACTTTAGCAATTCCAACGGCGGCAATGCCAAGCATGTTGGCGATCCAAAATCATGTTCACGAAGATGAGATGGCTTCAACCCAATTGGTCAGTACCTTGTTGTCAGTTTTAACAATGGGAATGTTTATGTTTTTCTTAGGGGTAAAATAG
- a CDS encoding superoxide dismutase, producing the protein MTYHLPALPYDYAALEPYIDQTTMKLHHDRHHQTYVNNLNQALENYPAAANWSLEQLLTNWEDLPDKIATAIRNSGGGHANHSFFWETLTPEFDQALPSNLQAALEETFGSVAEFKRQFSTAAASVFGSGWAWLVHDEDGQLLITTTANQDSPLMLDQQPLLGLDVWEHAYYLKYQNQRPAYIEAFWHVINWGKVAERFEQSN; encoded by the coding sequence ATGACTTATCATCTTCCTGCTTTACCTTATGATTATGCTGCTTTAGAGCCCTATATTGATCAAACGACAATGAAGTTACATCATGATCGGCATCATCAAACGTATGTTAATAATCTCAATCAAGCTCTAGAGAACTATCCGGCTGCCGCTAACTGGTCATTAGAACAATTATTGACTAATTGGGAGGATCTGCCCGATAAGATTGCGACAGCCATTCGAAACAGCGGTGGCGGCCATGCTAACCATTCGTTTTTTTGGGAGACTTTGACCCCCGAGTTTGATCAGGCATTGCCTAGCAATCTTCAAGCTGCTTTAGAAGAAACATTTGGCAGTGTTGCTGAGTTTAAACGACAGTTTTCAACGGCAGCTGCCAGTGTTTTCGGTTCCGGTTGGGCTTGGCTGGTTCATGATGAAGATGGACAATTGTTGATTACGACAACTGCTAATCAAGACTCGCCATTAATGTTGGATCAACAACCTTTGCTGGGTTTAGATGTCTGGGAGCATGCCTACTATTTAAAATACCAAAATCAGCGTCCGGCATATATTGAAGCGTTTTGGCACGTGATTAATTGGGGAAAAGTCGCTGAAAGGTTTGAGCAGAGTAATTAA
- a CDS encoding polysaccharide biosynthesis C-terminal domain-containing protein gives MKVVRNYLYNAGYQLLLVLLPLVTATYISRVLTNTGVGINSYTNSIISYFILFGSLGINLYGNREIAYLRNKPQKMSQAFWEIVILRVLAVILAYIVFFIYIPFSRHPTLMIFQSINLLAVILDISWLYMGIEDFKKTVTRNTLVKIISLIAIFMFVKNKSDLGLYIIILGLGSLLGNLTLWPFLRGVIKRVKWNQLHPFQHLRPSLVLFFPQAAITVYAVLNKTMLGLIAGTVNSGYYNNADTIIKTVLALATATGTVMLPHVANAFAKGEKAKVNQMLYDSFDFISFLTVAMMFGLAGLSLHLGPYFYGRGFQPVGLAMLLESPVILLIGWSNAIGTQFLLPTNHNKEFTTSVVLGASVNIVINFPMIYFGGLNGAILATVISETCVTGYQLWVVRKTINFHLLFLNLPKYLIAGVLMFIPVFWINNSVHTSILSIGAEVLLGIIVYAVMILLLRPTILEKAKKVLAEKRAGR, from the coding sequence ATGAAGGTCGTCCGAAATTATTTATATAATGCTGGTTATCAGCTACTGCTAGTTCTTTTGCCCTTGGTTACCGCGACCTACATAAGTCGAGTCTTAACCAATACGGGTGTAGGAATTAACTCCTACACTAATTCTATTATTTCATATTTTATTTTGTTTGGTAGTTTAGGAATTAATCTCTATGGGAATCGCGAGATAGCTTATTTACGTAATAAACCACAGAAGATGTCACAGGCGTTTTGGGAAATTGTAATTTTAAGGGTTTTAGCCGTTATTTTAGCATATATAGTTTTCTTTATTTATATTCCATTTAGTAGACACCCTACTCTAATGATTTTCCAATCAATTAATTTGTTAGCAGTAATCTTAGATATTTCATGGTTATATATGGGGATTGAGGATTTTAAAAAAACCGTTACCCGAAATACACTAGTTAAAATTATTTCTTTGATTGCAATTTTCATGTTTGTTAAAAATAAAAGTGATTTAGGATTGTATATTATTATTTTAGGATTAGGCAGCTTGCTAGGTAACTTAACTCTCTGGCCTTTTTTAAGGGGTGTTATCAAAAGAGTTAAATGGAATCAGCTGCATCCTTTTCAACATTTACGACCGTCTTTGGTGCTGTTCTTTCCACAAGCAGCAATTACAGTTTATGCTGTTCTAAATAAGACAATGCTCGGCTTGATAGCGGGAACGGTAAATTCGGGATATTATAACAATGCTGATACGATTATTAAGACAGTTTTGGCATTAGCAACTGCAACGGGAACAGTTATGTTACCGCATGTTGCCAATGCCTTTGCCAAGGGTGAAAAAGCGAAAGTTAATCAAATGCTATATGATTCTTTTGATTTTATTTCCTTTTTAACGGTCGCAATGATGTTTGGCCTAGCTGGGTTATCGTTACACTTAGGCCCGTATTTTTATGGCCGTGGTTTTCAGCCAGTTGGGCTGGCGATGCTGTTAGAATCACCGGTAATCTTGTTGATTGGTTGGAGCAATGCGATTGGCACGCAGTTTTTATTGCCGACGAATCATAATAAAGAATTTACGACTTCAGTAGTTTTAGGAGCGAGTGTTAATATTGTCATTAACTTTCCGATGATTTATTTTGGTGGTTTAAATGGTGCCATTTTGGCAACAGTTATTTCAGAAACTTGTGTTACTGGCTATCAGTTATGGGTTGTTCGAAAAACGATTAATTTTCATCTACTTTTTCTAAACTTACCAAAGTACTTAATTGCCGGGGTATTAATGTTTATTCCGGTTTTTTGGATCAATAATTCGGTACATACCAGTATTCTTTCAATTGGAGCGGAAGTATTATTAGGAATTATTGTTTATGCAGTGATGATTTTGCTGTTACGTCCAACAATTTTAGAAAAAGCTAAAAAAGTCTTAGCTGAAAAAAGAGCTGGTCGTTAA